A genomic window from Chlorobium phaeobacteroides DSM 266 includes:
- a CDS encoding SH3 domain-containing protein produces the protein MAEENKNFWGTIPGILTGIGTVLTAATGFYMAISGGSPTAKHKPEASAPPATAVMQATVQTTPAKEEVTPHLQDIFILKAVIDDPDGFTNVRSMKSSSSSIVAKVTRNEQFHTYLQDGSWWQVKTADGKIGYMHTGHIRILQDPR, from the coding sequence ATGGCTGAAGAGAACAAAAACTTCTGGGGAACGATCCCGGGAATTCTGACCGGTATCGGTACCGTTTTGACTGCCGCAACGGGTTTTTATATGGCGATTTCAGGTGGCTCCCCGACAGCAAAACATAAGCCTGAGGCATCAGCGCCGCCCGCCACCGCTGTCATGCAGGCAACCGTTCAGACGACCCCAGCGAAAGAGGAGGTAACGCCGCATCTGCAGGATATCTTCATTCTTAAGGCAGTTATTGATGATCCGGACGGATTTACGAACGTTCGAAGCATGAAATCTTCCAGCAGTTCAATTGTCGCAAAGGTTACCCGGAACGAACAATTCCACACCTACCTTCAGGATGGGAGCTGGTGGCAGGTTAAAACGGCTGATGGAAAAATCGGCTATATGCATACAGGTCATATCAGAATCCTCCAGGATCCCAGATAG
- a CDS encoding TetR/AcrR family transcriptional regulator: MARPFKALQMPNLSESIKEAAWRQINEFGASSLSLRKIARELGITAPAIYNYFPDRDALVTALIIDAYASFGDCQHEAGQAHPGQGREIERLKATGLAYRKWALVHPLRYLLIFGNPVPGYVPPMQKLLPVMMRSLGTLVGIIAELHVLGRLHIEGVPLPMLKPGNRFFALMETADEGMHAVYAVAMLIWSRVHGLVSLEITGQQLPFAEDGAALYLFELDSICRQFVRSPESAPDATGFSSNH, encoded by the coding sequence ATGGCCAGACCGTTCAAGGCATTGCAGATGCCAAATCTCAGCGAATCCATCAAGGAGGCCGCCTGGCGGCAGATTAACGAATTTGGAGCATCTTCGCTTTCCCTCCGAAAAATCGCACGGGAGCTCGGCATTACGGCTCCGGCTATCTATAACTATTTTCCCGACCGCGACGCTCTGGTGACGGCGCTTATTATCGACGCCTACGCATCGTTTGGAGACTGTCAGCATGAAGCCGGGCAAGCGCATCCCGGACAAGGCAGGGAGATCGAGCGGCTGAAGGCTACCGGACTTGCATACCGTAAATGGGCGCTCGTCCATCCGCTTCGCTATCTGCTCATCTTCGGCAATCCGGTTCCCGGCTACGTTCCGCCCATGCAGAAACTGCTGCCTGTCATGATGCGTTCGCTCGGCACTCTTGTCGGAATCATTGCGGAACTTCATGTTCTCGGGCGCCTCCATATCGAAGGGGTCCCGTTGCCGATGCTCAAGCCGGGCAATCGTTTTTTCGCTCTCATGGAAACCGCGGACGAAGGCATGCATGCAGTTTATGCTGTAGCCATGCTTATCTGGAGCCGGGTGCACGGCCTTGTGTCGCTCGAAATAACCGGCCAGCAGCTCCCGTTCGCAGAGGACGGAGCGGCGCTTTATCTGTTCGAGCTCGACTCCATCTGCCGTCAGTTTGTCCGATCGCCGGAGTCCGCACCGGATGCAACCGGATTTTCCAGCAACCATTAA
- a CDS encoding NAD(P)H-dependent oxidoreductase, with amino-acid sequence MKALIFDGSPEGDSTGGRLAEVLAELLAAKGYETGHIVLRQKTIGNCNGCFQCWLKTPGICVLDDDNRELSQRFIGSDLLILLTPVTFGGYSPELKRMLDHFIANVSPFFMTVNGETHHRNRYAAYPDLLVIGWLDQPDRVQESLFNHLAWRNSINFYAKRSSWGIIERSAGSVVLRQKLADLFQGLDSPAERVEMKLPDVAAVSGKSGPPRKALLLCGSPRMAKSTSDSLGGYLLDRLEAQGVETQTIYIYKMLHDGRKVQQMLDAVDSTDLCILAFPLYIDSLPAPVLSALRMIKEHRKARPAQGGFAAIANCGFIESAQNENALAACEAFAGASGFNWMGSVSVGGGEGLVHGRPLAELGGPAIPYRRALDSVAQFLAAGKPVPEDARRQLGRPFVQSWIFRFFGSRNWKKRARQNGVLHKLNDCPYQPSAR; translated from the coding sequence ATGAAAGCGCTGATTTTCGACGGATCGCCTGAAGGCGACAGCACGGGCGGAAGGCTTGCGGAGGTTCTGGCTGAACTACTTGCAGCGAAAGGGTATGAAACCGGGCATATTGTGCTGCGTCAGAAAACCATCGGCAACTGCAACGGCTGTTTCCAGTGCTGGTTGAAAACCCCCGGTATCTGTGTTCTGGACGATGACAACCGGGAGCTGTCGCAGCGGTTCATCGGGAGCGATCTGCTGATTCTCCTGACGCCGGTAACCTTCGGGGGGTATTCGCCGGAACTGAAACGGATGCTTGACCATTTTATTGCCAATGTTTCTCCCTTTTTCATGACGGTTAATGGTGAAACGCACCATCGAAATCGTTATGCGGCCTATCCTGATCTGCTGGTGATCGGATGGCTCGACCAGCCTGACAGGGTTCAGGAATCTCTGTTCAATCATCTTGCATGGCGCAACTCGATAAATTTTTATGCAAAACGAAGCAGTTGGGGCATCATCGAGCGTTCTGCCGGCTCAGTTGTACTGAGGCAGAAGCTGGCAGACCTGTTTCAGGGGCTTGACAGTCCTGCCGAACGGGTAGAGATGAAACTTCCGGATGTTGCTGCGGTTTCAGGAAAGTCCGGGCCGCCACGCAAAGCCCTCCTGCTCTGCGGAAGTCCGCGCATGGCGAAAAGCACATCGGATTCTCTGGGAGGATACCTGCTTGACCGGCTCGAAGCTCAGGGGGTTGAGACGCAAACCATCTATATCTACAAGATGTTGCATGACGGTCGGAAAGTTCAGCAGATGCTCGATGCCGTCGATAGTACCGATCTCTGTATTCTGGCATTTCCGCTCTATATCGACTCCCTGCCCGCGCCGGTACTCTCCGCGCTGCGGATGATCAAGGAGCATCGCAAAGCAAGACCGGCGCAAGGCGGGTTTGCGGCTATAGCGAACTGCGGGTTCATAGAATCCGCCCAGAATGAAAACGCGCTTGCCGCCTGCGAGGCTTTTGCCGGCGCATCCGGTTTCAACTGGATGGGCAGCGTTTCGGTTGGCGGAGGCGAAGGCCTGGTGCACGGTCGTCCGCTCGCTGAGCTTGGCGGGCCGGCGATTCCTTACCGGCGAGCTCTCGACAGTGTCGCCCAATTCCTCGCAGCGGGTAAGCCTGTGCCTGAAGATGCCCGCAGGCAGCTTGGCAGGCCGTTTGTTCAGTCCTGGATTTTCCGGTTTTTCGGCTCCAGGAACTGGAAAAAACGTGCTCGTCAGAATGGCGTCCTGCACAAGCTGAACGATTGTCCGTATCAGCCGTCTGCGCGATAG
- a CDS encoding MAC/perforin domain-containing protein, whose amino-acid sequence MPKKNAGTPAKKVKDALPSAGSSTAVKLATGSSGTPAAPSAGSSATVKPATGSSGTPAAPSTGSSTTGKPASGSPATGTPATGAQSSGTPPSGTGTAPAAVASQTTAGAWLSKNQAADYIQRFQDAGYDDLSDLLPEIIRTVLQSEKPGVVDRLVRIRTQELRQPQPLPAPALKPGMEMDLSAPVLKGMDGISIKLPDLGFAPGPDKRGDVVSPASMTDEDWLALAINSDMLMGLDLENFFEGESSTPQECFAPALWWKVPASREFFNCEHLSAKINTEITYTSKSATMVSAGFTSVTASVSTPWVSASVSHEKSYRNAQSSKISTLYIVGMYDLDRVRVDLDECTVVSPRFVAAVENALADPNPKDALAKVFQKYGQIIGRQITLGGRLFFVHVKEEMENSRIETLKSTTSAAIAGAYGAFGGSGSVSFGSSSEKQESSQSMNEKIAFQAIGGDVTLANEPEKWKDTIKSPAMWEVIRYDKIRYTYELLSPELRELVLMYWERPMGSDEGPIVLPKAKVETMKSSDGVAITGFKIHFGQKVPGLSMRYYATSEDGSFYDWVNEGKLCGTESNGASPLQDFLVELTGGLARRYELHYRAMRADDTFTEWVSGTKICGAKGMKIKDIQAVLSPLGGGIVRIPAESFIPSEGKGTYDIGKYGTGIVNAAVPGEWVLTYQCQYTGSKPVRRRLEALFASANESRPVKVEFNGAIVNGAALEYATGAWDTSGLRTARIGTVTLLPGMNTLKISRPGPGSPHMKEFRLVAEVIDIPATSFIGTTPLGKNNYGLGVIDSGACGNSVTVPYEFTFTGKKPTTLMLEGVYTAMDSRPVDIVINPEDEKPQTFSKVMATVTGSWWKDRQRVETIGDVIVRPGKNTLMLRTTKNALPHIQEFRLVSKETFFDFDPDAD is encoded by the coding sequence ATGCCTAAAAAAAACGCCGGAACTCCAGCCAAAAAAGTCAAGGATGCGCTGCCGTCCGCAGGATCGTCGACGGCCGTAAAGCTCGCAACCGGATCTTCCGGTACGCCGGCGGCACCGTCCGCAGGATCGTCGGCGACCGTAAAGCCCGCAACCGGATCTTCCGGTACGCCGGCGGCACCTTCCACAGGATCGTCAACAACCGGAAAACCGGCATCGGGATCGCCGGCAACAGGGACTCCGGCAACAGGAGCCCAGAGTTCAGGTACGCCGCCATCAGGGACAGGAACCGCTCCTGCTGCGGTCGCATCGCAAACGACGGCAGGCGCCTGGCTGAGCAAAAATCAGGCAGCCGACTATATCCAGCGTTTTCAGGATGCAGGGTATGACGATTTGTCGGACCTTCTTCCCGAAATCATCAGAACCGTGCTGCAGAGCGAGAAACCCGGAGTCGTCGATCGCCTGGTTCGAATCCGTACACAGGAACTCCGCCAGCCACAGCCCCTTCCTGCGCCTGCGCTTAAGCCCGGAATGGAGATGGATCTTTCCGCTCCTGTCCTGAAAGGGATGGACGGCATTTCCATCAAACTTCCCGATCTCGGATTTGCTCCCGGGCCCGATAAACGGGGTGATGTCGTATCCCCCGCTTCCATGACCGATGAAGATTGGCTTGCGCTGGCCATAAACAGCGACATGCTCATGGGGCTCGATCTCGAAAACTTTTTTGAAGGAGAGTCAAGCACGCCTCAGGAGTGCTTCGCTCCCGCTCTCTGGTGGAAGGTTCCTGCATCGAGAGAGTTCTTCAACTGCGAGCATCTTTCTGCGAAAATCAATACCGAAATCACCTATACCTCCAAATCGGCCACCATGGTTTCGGCAGGCTTTACCTCCGTGACGGCGAGCGTTTCAACCCCCTGGGTGAGCGCTTCGGTTTCGCACGAAAAGAGCTACAGGAACGCGCAGTCGAGCAAGATAAGCACGCTCTATATCGTCGGCATGTACGATCTGGACAGGGTCAGGGTGGATCTCGACGAGTGCACCGTGGTGTCGCCGCGATTCGTCGCTGCAGTCGAAAACGCGCTGGCCGACCCCAACCCCAAGGATGCGCTTGCAAAGGTTTTTCAGAAATACGGGCAGATTATCGGCAGGCAGATTACGCTCGGAGGCCGTCTCTTTTTTGTGCATGTCAAGGAAGAAATGGAGAACTCCAGAATCGAGACGCTCAAAAGTACGACTTCGGCGGCAATTGCCGGAGCATACGGCGCCTTCGGCGGATCGGGGAGCGTTTCATTCGGATCATCGTCGGAAAAGCAGGAGAGCAGCCAGAGCATGAATGAAAAGATCGCATTTCAGGCTATAGGCGGAGACGTAACGCTTGCCAACGAACCTGAAAAATGGAAGGATACCATCAAGTCCCCCGCCATGTGGGAGGTGATCCGGTACGACAAGATTCGTTATACCTATGAGCTTCTGAGCCCCGAATTGCGGGAGCTTGTTCTGATGTACTGGGAACGTCCGATGGGTAGCGATGAAGGACCCATCGTGTTGCCGAAAGCGAAGGTGGAGACGATGAAATCTTCCGACGGAGTAGCCATAACCGGTTTCAAAATCCATTTCGGACAAAAGGTGCCCGGACTCTCGATGCGATACTATGCGACGTCGGAGGACGGAAGTTTCTATGACTGGGTTAACGAGGGGAAGCTCTGCGGTACGGAGAGCAACGGCGCATCGCCCCTTCAGGACTTTCTTGTCGAACTGACCGGAGGACTTGCAAGACGCTATGAACTGCACTATCGCGCCATGCGAGCCGACGACACCTTTACCGAATGGGTAAGCGGGACGAAGATCTGCGGCGCCAAGGGCATGAAAATCAAGGATATTCAGGCGGTACTCTCTCCGTTAGGTGGAGGGATTGTGCGGATTCCTGCAGAATCGTTTATCCCGAGCGAGGGAAAGGGAACCTATGATATCGGCAAGTATGGCACCGGAATCGTCAATGCCGCTGTTCCCGGAGAGTGGGTGTTGACCTACCAGTGTCAGTACACCGGATCAAAACCGGTACGGCGACGTCTCGAAGCGTTGTTTGCCTCAGCGAACGAAAGTCGGCCTGTAAAGGTCGAGTTCAACGGAGCGATTGTCAATGGCGCAGCTCTGGAATATGCCACTGGCGCCTGGGATACCAGCGGCCTGCGTACAGCGCGGATCGGAACGGTGACTCTTCTGCCCGGCATGAACACCCTGAAGATAAGCAGGCCGGGCCCCGGGTCTCCGCACATGAAAGAGTTCAGGCTGGTTGCGGAAGTGATCGATATTCCGGCGACATCGTTCATTGGCACGACGCCTCTCGGCAAGAATAATTACGGTCTTGGCGTTATCGATTCGGGCGCCTGCGGGAACAGCGTTACAGTCCCCTATGAGTTTACCTTTACAGGGAAAAAACCGACAACGTTAATGCTGGAAGGAGTTTACACTGCCATGGACAGTCGTCCCGTCGATATCGTTATCAACCCCGAAGATGAAAAGCCGCAGACGTTTTCCAAAGTTATGGCAACCGTTACCGGAAGCTGGTGGAAAGACCGGCAGCGAGTTGAAACGATCGGGGATGTTATCGTCCGTCCTGGCAAAAACACGCTTATGCTTCGCACGACAAAGAATGCTCTTCCGCATATCCAGGAGTTCCGTCTGGTATCGAAAGAGACGTTCTTCGATTTCGATCCCGATGCGGACTGA
- a CDS encoding DUF4405 domain-containing protein has translation MSVSMKSWATPLAIGSFIILAVTGILMFFKIEGGYIKPVHEWLSWAMVAGVLLHIFANWKSFLAYFSKIPAVSIISIGVIVTALAVFMPASRDGGNPKMKMMKAIESARLETVAEISGKESSEIVAALKEKGIMVDDPTMTVRQIARTNNKEAMEVLGVVFR, from the coding sequence ATGAGCGTATCGATGAAATCGTGGGCCACCCCTTTGGCCATAGGCAGCTTCATCATTCTTGCCGTGACAGGCATCCTTATGTTTTTCAAAATCGAAGGCGGCTACATCAAACCGGTGCACGAGTGGCTGAGCTGGGCAATGGTTGCCGGCGTGTTGCTTCACATCTTCGCCAACTGGAAATCCTTTCTCGCATATTTCTCGAAAATTCCGGCGGTCTCGATTATCTCGATCGGCGTTATCGTCACGGCGCTTGCGGTGTTCATGCCCGCTTCCCGCGATGGTGGCAACCCAAAAATGAAGATGATGAAGGCCATCGAATCGGCCAGGCTTGAAACGGTCGCAGAAATCTCGGGCAAAGAGAGCAGCGAGATCGTTGCCGCGCTTAAAGAGAAAGGCATCATGGTGGATGACCCGACTATGACCGTCCGCCAGATCGCCAGGACGAATAACAAGGAGGCGATGGAGGTGCTCGGGGTGGTGTTCAGGTAA